CTCGCCTGTTTTTGTGGTGGGCAGGACTCTCAGCACGCGATCTCCGCCCTCGGCTAAGGCGGAACAATCGCAAAAGAACACTTCATGGTTGCGAAGTCCGTAGGTGGCCATCAGGCCATAGGCCAAGCGCCAGCTTGGATTCGGGATGGTGAGTGCGGCTTCGAGGATTTGACGGTCTGTGGGTAGCTGGCGGAACCGGGCTCGGTGCAAGCCATAACCGCCGGCCTCTTCACGCCAGTCGTCAGGGAGCGGAATCTCCAGGAAGCGGGCCAGGGCCGCAAGCGCTGTGGCGCATTGCTGGCGACTGCGGCTGCCGTCTTCGTAGCTCATGAGAGTCTGCAGCAGCAGATCGGCGCTGATGGTGCCGCCATCGGACTGATGCGAGAGACGACGTAGGTAAGGAAGGTAGGCACCGCTCCAGGTTGTGCGACTGCCAGATGGAGAACGGCGACGCCTGGGATCATTGAAAAAGGCTTTTTCGAAGCGCTTCAAGGCGGCGTCGACCGCCTGGGTGGGCTCCAGTGCGTTGGCGTCGCTTCGGCGGGATGACCAGGCTGACCAGTCAAAGCATCCCTGATCGATCTGCAGTCGAACCAGGGATGCGGCATTGAGGGCATGGTCGAGCCCAGCGGGGTCGGCCATGACGCCGAGGCTGATGCGCTGGAGCTTTGTCTGGTCTGGATTCAAACGCAACGGCAGCACGCCGCGCAGGTTCAAGCGGGAGCCGCGTTGCTCGATTCGCAGTTTCGATCCCTGCGCCGCCAAACGGGTATTGGCGGAATTCAGCGCCTTCTCGAACTCCATAAATGTGTCGCCGACGCCAAGGATCGCGTTAATGGCCGCTACGCTCAACCCCCTGAACCCGGTGTGATTGCTATGTCCCGCGTCGGCGTCGTACTGCTGAATCTTGGTGGACCCGAGCGCATTCAGGACGTAGGCCCCTTCCTGTTCAACCTCTTCGCTGACCCGGAGATCATCCGGTTGCCCATCCCCGCGCTGCAGAAGCCCTTGGCTTGGTTGATCAGCACCCTGCGTAGCGGCAAGTCTCAGGAGGCCTACCGCTCGATTGGCGGAGGGTCACCGCTGCGGCGAATCACAGAGCAGCAGGCCAGAGAACTTCAGAGTGTGCTGCGTCAGCGCGGAATTGATGCCACCAGCTACGTGGCCATGCGCTACTGGCATCCCTTCACTGAATCCGCCGTTGCCGACATCAAAGCGGATGGCATGGACGAGGTGGTGGTTCTGCCCCTTTATCCACATTTTTCCATCAGCACAAGTGGCTCCAGCTTTCGCGAGCTTCAAAGGCTGAGGCAGGGAGACGCGGCCTTCGAAAAGCTACCGATCCGATGCATCCGCAGTTGGTTTGATCATCCGGGTTATGTGCGGGCGATGGCCGAGTTGATCGCCGAGGACGTGCGTCAGAGCGATGACCCCACCAAGG
The sequence above is a segment of the Synechococcus sp. PROS-7-1 genome. Coding sequences within it:
- a CDS encoding site-specific integrase — protein: MEFEKALNSANTRLAAQGSKLRIEQRGSRLNLRGVLPLRLNPDQTKLQRISLGVMADPAGLDHALNAASLVRLQIDQGCFDWSAWSSRRSDANALEPTQAVDAALKRFEKAFFNDPRRRRSPSGSRTTWSGAYLPYLRRLSHQSDGGTISADLLLQTLMSYEDGSRSRQQCATALAALARFLEIPLPDDWREEAGGYGLHRARFRQLPTDRQILEAALTIPNPSWRLAYGLMATYGLRNHEVFFCDCSALAEGGDRVLRVLPTTKTGEHQSWPFHPEWVERFGLQELADNPKALPAIRTDLRKTTLQQVGRRVSEQFRRYALPITPYDLRHAWAVRTIHIGLPDTVAARMMGHSVAIHTRTYHHWITRRDQQQAVDAALARHRA